From one Halosimplex rubrum genomic stretch:
- a CDS encoding METTL5 family protein, giving the protein MSTKTRLAQQLGVVAGFEDPRVDLEQYRTPPDIAAHLIHTADLQGDVEGRTVVDLGTGTGMLALGAVLRGPKRVVGVDLDLDPLATARANERRVAAAADVEWVRADATALPLVPDGPTTVVMNPPFGAQSGNEHADRGFLATAAAVGDVSYSIHNAGSEAFVESFAADNGGRVTHAYAAELDLPHQFDFHEDDSRTVDVEVFRIVWDDDARDADADAE; this is encoded by the coding sequence GTGAGTACGAAGACCCGTCTCGCACAGCAACTCGGCGTGGTCGCGGGTTTCGAGGACCCGCGGGTCGACCTGGAGCAGTACCGGACCCCGCCCGATATCGCGGCGCACCTGATCCACACCGCGGACCTGCAGGGCGACGTCGAGGGTCGGACGGTCGTGGACCTTGGCACCGGGACGGGGATGCTGGCGCTCGGTGCCGTGTTGCGCGGGCCGAAACGGGTCGTCGGCGTCGACTTAGATCTCGACCCGCTGGCGACCGCGCGGGCCAACGAGCGCCGCGTCGCGGCCGCCGCGGACGTCGAGTGGGTCCGTGCCGACGCGACCGCGCTCCCGCTCGTCCCCGACGGACCGACGACCGTCGTCATGAACCCGCCGTTCGGCGCCCAGTCGGGTAACGAACACGCCGACCGCGGCTTCCTCGCGACGGCCGCCGCCGTCGGCGACGTGTCCTACTCGATCCACAACGCCGGCAGCGAGGCGTTCGTCGAGTCCTTCGCCGCCGACAACGGCGGCCGCGTCACCCACGCCTACGCGGCGGAGCTCGACCTCCCGCATCAGTTCGACTTCCACGAGGACGACTCGCGGACGGTCGACGTGGAGGTCTTCCGGATCGTCTGGGACGACGACGCCCGCGACGCAGACGCCGACGCGGAGTGA